In Gossypium arboreum isolate Shixiya-1 chromosome 3, ASM2569848v2, whole genome shotgun sequence, the sequence AGAGATTTCTGTTTTAGTGTGTTGTCTGGTTTTTTCCAGCTTGTCGACTTCTGGTTCCCCATCAAATGGTGTCGGCTCTGAAGGTAACAAATGTCCCTTTCTACTGTAATCAAAGACATGGTTGTCTCCATAATCTTTATGCAtgtatcttctttttttttttttgggaaaaatttaCAGTAATTGCTTTAATGGGAATAAAAAGCTTCCTGGTTGATCCAAATGGGGTTCTTGAAAATTGGGATGAAGCCTCCCCAGATCCATGCACCTGGAGTATGGTCACTTGCTCTGCCGATGGTCAAGTTATTGGCTTGTAAGTAGCATTAGTTTATGTTGCTTTATAAACAGAGTCCGAGTAACATGGTCTTGTTCATGCTCATAGACTGATAATTGGTTGAAATGATTTTGTTGCAGAGGAGCTCCAAGCCAGGGATTGTCAGGTGTTGTTGCACCTTCTATTGGGAACTTGACCAATATCCAGACAGTGTAAATATAAAATGCTTACTACAAAAGTTTTCAGGCACTGAAAATAAATGTTATgagataaatatatgtatatatataatttctgcAGGCTTCTACAGGACAACAATATATCAGGAAATATACCATCAGAAATAGGGAAGCTTTCAAAGCTTCAAAATCTTGATTTATCCAACAATAATTTCTGTGGTCAAATTCCCACCACCTTTTCTCATTTAAAAAACCTTGAATTCCTGTATGTTCTACTCTTTGATTTAACCCCTTTTTTCTTTTGTTAACATATTAGTGCAATAAGTTTATATAGAATCTGGTGAACTGGTTCAGGAGACTGACTGGTAACAATCTTTCTGGAGAAATTCCTGCTTCTTTGGCTAATCTCACTGACCTTCATTTGATGTAACCACTtcatcctttttttatttttctttccacAAGGATTAtatcatatataatatggactttgTTTAATTTTGCAGAGACTTGTCTTTCAATAATTTGAGTGGTAAAATCCCCATATTACCTGCCCAAGTATTCAAGTAAGTTCCACTTGTAGTTCAACAATTTctcttttttaaattaattttactcTTCTGGAAAAATGAAACTGTTGTTCATTATTTTTTAGTTGCTTAAATTGAATTTTTGAGTTGATACAGCATTGAAGGAAACCCTTACCTTTATACCAAAGGAACATACATGGTGGATAAAGGATCATTGCCCAACTCCAGCAAGGCCAAACTCAACAAATCTGGAATTTTTTATGTTATACTCATACTAATGGTTCCTTATTATTATTCTCACTTTTGGGACTCTTCATTTTTcatatgagtatatatatttaaaagaacAACTTTGACAAGCCAGTTTCAATGGGAGAGTACGGATTATTTTTGTATGGTTGGTTTGAAATGAATCTCTTACAGAAACTTCAATTTCTTGGTAtacaagcaaacttcatttctttttctttttttatcttcaacaacTCAATGAAAACTATAACatctattttctttttataaattatttcttCTTGACACAAACAAACAATTCATAACCAAGTGCTGGTGTTTAGGCTGTTCCTTTTCTTCAAGTGTTGACAAATCTGCAATTCTTCCTTACTTCACCATTGATAAAGCGATCCGAATTCATAATATTCCCCAGTTTCACCATTGAATCCGAGAACTGATTGAAGAAAGCAACAGGGTCAGCTGCATATTTTTGGACAAGGCTTTTGGTTTCGATTCCAAATAGGCTGGAGTACAATTCTTGGTCTGAATTAAGCAACCCTTCACCTCTCAAAAGTGTATGGTAAAATGAATTGTCAAAAAGATTCGGTGTAACATTATCCATTGCTGTTACATTGTTGTCTCCTGATCCAATTATCGCAGGACAAACTGATCTCAACTCGCTGAGATACGAATCTGATACCGGATTCTTCCCCGAAGTTGCTTCAAAGTCTCCATAAATTCTAGCTCGAAAGCTCTCACAACGTGCCATTCCAATGGTGTGAGCCCCTGCAAGTAATTCACATACGCAGTATCATGAACAATCAAGTCTCAGTTGATTACTCTCCAAAAATTTAAGTAACAAGAGCTTACCGGAAAGAGCCACCATGTCAGTGACTGAGAGACCTTGATAAAGAAATTTAGCTATAATACTAAGAAGACCCTCATTTGCAGAAGGAATGTTTTCCATAGCTAGATCATAGCTAGCCGTTTTCGAATCCTTTCTTCCCACGGGTACATGCCAATAAGGTCCACCAACCTGCAATTAATTGGATAATAAAAATGAGGGCAAGTCAAGAAGTAAGAAATTAGAAAATGTTATCAAGTGTTATAAGGCATTTTAAATACCAGGATGACAGCATCTCTGGCAGCAATGGTGAGGATATCAGCACAAGAAACAATCCCAGGACACTCGGATTCAAGCTtgttcttgattttatcaatgATTCTGAAACCCTTTAGAGAGTTTAATCCATTGGTTGAAGCTTTCTTTTCTCCTTGTAACTCGATTGTATCATCAAGCAAAATTGACCCATCACAGCCCTGAACGAAACAGTCATGGAAATGTAATCGAAGAATGAAAGCTGCATTGCGAGGATTGGAGAGGACATGACACTCCATTTCCTTCTTCACAATATCAAACACATTAGGACATGTTGATTTGTAATAATCCAATGTCAAAGGAGGGTCAGTTGCAGCAATAGTGGAGCTGAAAATGGAGATACAAATCAAAACAAGGAAGCATTGGAGACTAATCGCCATTCTTTGATATCCAAGCTTGAATGAGTGGGTCAAGAAAGATAAAAGAGTGGGGGGAAACAGGTGGGACTTGGAACATATATAATGAAGCTTTACCTTCTGCCATAGCTGTTTGAGTATATAgtataaatttgtgtaaattaaagTCAAGAGAGGATACAACTAATGTTGGCATGGTTGGTGGGTGCTCTAAACCATAAGTTATTTAACCCAGACACACTTTCAAAGGTCTTTTGGTAAAAAGGCTGGTCGTAATCTaaattaacaaaaggaaattcatATGAAATGATGTAATCTTTTTTGTATCTGTTATTCAACACATTTAAATTGGTTCAACTTATTAAGTTAAACCAAAATATGAATAAATTCGTGGCTTATTTAGTTTAAAAAAATACTATAATATATAATCACATTTAAAATTTACTCTCAATATCTACTCTTTAATAGAACTACAGAATGCTGAACATTAAATAccttaacaaataaaaaaaaagtgaaaatagtcatttttctttTATCTATCCAGCAatgttatgatttttatttttttcatcatAAGTTCAATTTGCACGTTATGGCCCTTTTGCATTTCAGCTTCAGAAACAAGAATAATATAGAACAATCTTTCTTGTATTTTCATTTTTCCCTTGCTTTCTCCATGAAGATGGAAAAAACAATATCTAGAATGCCGAGAAATTTATGCAAAATGGTGATTCTTGATTCTTGAAGTGCAAGAGATTAGTACCACGTGCAGGAAGCAATTCATCGACCAAGTCCAAATATTAGAATTTATGAACTATCAGTGTTGCAGGAATGTAAAATCGGTAAAAACAATATGAAGGGTAATTATACTAAGAATCAAATTACATTTtatctcattaaaatatctatttgattaaaattttcattcatttataTTGTTAGAAACTAACGTGGTCAACATATTAACTAGACAATTATACATTATATGCCATGTGTATCTCATGTCAACGTACAAGGAGcaattttaacaataaaaatcaataaaatttttaatagaaatttatttttttatccaaTGCAAAGgaactaatttactcatttttttaaTACAAGAGACAAAATACAATCCAACACATAAATAAAGAcctctataatacttttacctacaAAAGCTTTACCTGAATATGTCACTCCAATTTTTTGACCAAAACGTATTTAGTTTTGTAAAATTATTTGATAGATGAAAATTTTTAACTACACGGGttgaaattttaccaaaaatgttgTTGAGATTTTACCTCATGTTTACCATCCAATCACCcttcatttaaaaaaataaaataaaatttgtcaTTTATATCCAAATATGGAAATGTTACGTCCAAATAATGAACCTTGTGACAAGGTTCAATTAGAAGACCTTCATTTCCTGTACAGATGGCAACAGGTCCATAGGAGACGAATGGTTTCAGTTTACTGGGAATATCCAGCTTTATATGCTTCCTTCACAAAAATTGAAACAGAGCATAGAGCCACTCAAAACATATATATCTTCTAAAGTTTCAAAACAAGTTCAAAAGCTTTTTATAAATTCAACTTAACAGATATGACAAATCACTCTCATACAGCTCTTTCAAAACTAAAACATAAAGTTTCATAAAGctataattttgtttttttggTGTGTGAATCAAAAACCTTGTTCACTATGTATACATTTCAGTATCATAAGGCTGATGCTTAATTAGATTGAACCTTGCGTATTGATCCTGCATTTCTCGCGCAAAGCTCAAGTCCAAGCTAGGCAGCACATTCCTTTGCAATAGCGATCTAATCAGAGCCACCACAGAACTACTGAATTCAGGCCATGAAACACACAGTGTTCCCTTTATGTTCTTTAATTGGCATCGACTTAACAGAGCAGCAGCCAAGCCATCAATCATACTACCTGATGGAAAATAGTCTAAACCCTTTAGAAGGGAAGAAGCTACATTGCTACCACCCAATCCTTTTCTTTCGGCTAGCGTCTCCAGCTTAAACGCATAAGTTTCATCCGGTGAGAGCTTTCCCCTGAAGTTCTGGCTCTGAATTGAATCCAAAATCAAAAGTCTGTCAGGAACAATGTCCCCGCCAATTAGCAGCCTCGCAACAAGGTGAGATCTCTCTGCAGAAACACCATGTTGAACTGATACAAGCAGAGTAGATTTATCCCCATTATTCAGGGAATAAATGTTGCAAGTTTTGTCTCTGAAAGAGGGTTCGACAGAGAGGCCGGAGAAAGGGACCTCAGGTAGGATAAGACTTCCAACTAATGTCTTAGGTGACAAATGGTGGAAGATGTACAAAGATGGTGAAGATAATGCAACAATGAGGAGAGATGGGCGAAGGGGCTTTTCAGGCTTAGGAATAGAAAACACAAGGAATGGCGACGCAAGAGATGGTGATGGAGGTATAAAGTTGTTAAGATCTTCCTGAAAGAATCTAGATGGTGGGGGGATTTCTGTTATAAGATCttccatttttacaatttaaagcTCAAGCTCTGCGCACTAGCCAATTAAGCAAAACAGAAATATTATCAGCATCAATCTCCAGATCTCAAGGAGATAAAGAAAACAGTTAAACCTAGTTCTCTAGCCAAAATGTACGagattaataaaatttcaaaatttcaacatagaaAATAAATGTCTAAGAATCAAAGTTCATTGCTTTTTTAGTTAGAGTAAACTATGAACATCATCATTTGGCATTTCTCAGAAGGATGGATAGTCCAACATCAATGAAATTTCATAGCATACTTCACTAAACCAGTAAAAAATCGGTTACTTCCATAATCAACCCTAATGTAATTATCACCCCCTTACAGTCATTAAATCACCCTTTTTCCCCTCATTCAAAGAAACCCAAATTTCCTTAGTGTCATtttgtcaaatatttcacatgcaTAACCGAGGAACACGCAAAAATAGACAACTTCATTGCCTAAgcaacaaatttatccaacaaTAGCTGCAGTGATTAGCTTACAGCTCAGACCTTCAAATAAAGCAACTAATTTAAAAAGATATATGTatgaaacaagaattaagaactaaGACAGGTTAAAAAAAATCACTTACAAAAGAAAAGAGGCATAAGCAAAGGGACTTACCGGTCAGGAAAGATAGACTTGGTTGGGAGGAAGAGCGGTATGTTTTTCACCTCAGATAGGCAGAAGAAAAGGAAAGTTAGTGAGCACTGACCTCTTGGGCAAGTTACGTTTCTTAACTTGTTTGTTTTAGGCTCTATTGTCTCTCCTCCTTCCAAGAACCTGATATGGCCCAGACCATAATGCCATCTGACACCCAAATTTGACGAAGCTTTTGTTTTAGATTTTTGCACAGGCCCAGTCTTAATTTTTCTTCGATTCGGTTGGATGGGTTAAGATTGTAGTTTATAAAGATAAACTGCACTATTAGTCATTAAATTacagataaatttttattttagtcattaacctattcaaaagttttcatttgagTCACTGGACTATTAAACTAGATGTTATATGGCTTTTTTTGTTTACATTGCCTACATCAATCAAAAGCTCTCTTCTAtttcttttcttgttttttttttccatgAAAATGCTTTTGACGTCATAAACCTAtaaaccaaaattcaaacaaCTTTTTTTTTGATATCTAACACTGATCGTTACATCGACGTtgatctaaggtatgttcttctactcgtcGATGGGTATTGATCCATCATGCCAATCATCGATTTGTCGTTTGGAGCTCACTGGTggaactttttttaaaaaaaaaacttaatagtcCAATAACTTAATAAAAACTATTGAATAGTTCATTGACTtaaattaaaactttcaaataatttaatgacctaattataatttttttaattaagtgaccaaaacaaaaatttacctATAATTTAATGACTAATGATATAGTTTACCTTaaataaattcttttattttataaaaatttaaaatttaatttctctattataatttattgaaattaatccCTGCTTTAATGGAAAACTAGCCAGCTTCGTTTgggaattttttataatttttcttaaatttttgcaAAAGATAATAAAGTTAACTTTAATAAATTTCTTTCAAAcatattattttatcacttatagcataaatacatatatatatatttattacttttattaaatATTAGTTTACTATCCTGATTTATTTTTGGTAAACTTATaatcaattatatcaattaatttaatttaaagcaatttttttataaaaaaatcaaacttttattaaatcaaattaTAAATGATTGCATTAGGCATAGATTGTTTTAGATCAAATTATGGTTATGGTCCCTCTACTatgtttaaatttaatatttaatatctatactttaatattatataatttatttcctCTACATAATTATGGTCAAAATGTTGAGGTCGAATTCTTTCTTAAAAATTCACATAACAATTTTAATCGAAATAATTAAGAATATTAAgtatttggactaactaatgccattaacaaaattatgtcaaattaaaatataaagtctAAATCTCAAAAGTAAGCATATTAGAGAGTTTGGGCgtaattttaccattattttataataattaaaaagttaaaaaagatTAGGTCATTAATTACTCCAAATAATTAGAACTATTAATAATTTCGATAGTTGACGTGATTTAAAAAAATACACTTATTCTAACTCATTATgctaaaatcattataaaataaaaagagataGAGAGGGTAAAGAACAAAAAATTATGggaagcaatagagaatgtattttattgatcaatgagATTATCACAATGCTTCttcaaagtctctatttataggcataagaagtataaatgaagtagaggtgtaattctaatgactattagagtttaaagtacatcaaaacttatcttgatcttgatggacatccacttaataagaaattcataacactcccccttggatgtccattggtagataatttGTCTTGAAAAAACCTTATTAGTAAAAaccctgtgggataaaaacctaataaaggaaaaaATGTACACAATCTTCCATTACAAGTTGCCtctataacaacccattttcagttaaatcggaacagtagttttgggaccacaaatccgaggttgaaatatttattttattattattttatttcctacaTCATGATAGTAGTactgtataaaaatttcgttaagaaattttaccgtttacatacttaatttgataaaaaaaagggactaaatcgcataaagtgcaaaagttgagttctagtagctaaaggtattaaatagctatagaactttaaagtatgagtccttatgtggtaattagaccataaatgTTGATATTGGAATATGATGGCTTGGtattattgaaatttttaatgtttttaaaggttataaaattaatttagtaaataaatgataaattaagtaaaataaagtaAATGTATCATCTTTTTCCATTATCTTCAACTAAATTTTCAAAGGAAAGAAAGCCATTAAAGCTTTCTAGGTTCGGCCATGGTAtctatttttgtcccgtttttaattatttctatgttttcgggatcgttgtagcttaatctagctagcccggggactaatttgtgaaactgttaaactattagggtttttcAATTAATTAATGTGTAtaagttttgatgatttatggaagtAAATGATTAGTTGTTGataaaacaacttttgttaagtgattttttgatgaaattgtcaaatagggattaaattgaaaaatagaaaattttacatggtgaaattgtgaaataaatgaaatatagggcTTTCTAGGGACCTATATGAAATCTTTCTATAGTGGGTTGAGGATGAATTACATGATTTTCCTTTTTTATGAGTTAGGgcctaaattgaaaagaaattaaaagtataggggcaaaactgtaatttttctaaaatgtgaatttgggttaatttgaataaaataCATATTGAATTGAACAAAATTTATCCATTTAGATCAAGACAAACCTCGTATGGCTTTGGATCGGGGCAAAGATAAAGTTTTAGATTAGTCGCCTTTGTATCTATGTTTactcatcgaggtaagttcgtgtaattaaatcgtgtatatatgttttaattgaattctACTTGTATTGTGAATTTTTATACGTACATACCGGTTGCATATCCAACGACTTACAACTATTATCgagcctcgtttgaaccttaggaattcgtaggatacaaatgacatgtcattagggtttacatgattcgggtgctggtcttgaacgtCCTACTGAAGGATGATGTCTGGCATGTGTTACAAATACGCTGTAACTCATGTCAGCAGCATCATATAGCTACGTTTTGactcacagctcgtgtgagcaggcccattttcacagcttgtgtgagcattttgattcacagctcatgtgagcatacatgtacaagaTTTGACGGATTACAATTATATgagttagcacactatgtgtgaatTATCCCAGGTATCCAaaggtattctaaatggttcaataggcATGATTTGAAAAGAGGATGGTAAGAGTTCGATATGAATTATGACATAATCCCATATGAATTTCATTGAAATAGTAATACATGATATATTGAGAGTTGATATGgatgatatatgaatttaatacacGATAAAATGTTGTGCTCATCCAAGATCATATTGCCTATGTTATATGTTTAAATGGCTAACATGTTTGGTGTACATGCTTAGGCTTTAACCAAGTTGTGGTTGGAATATGTCATGTTAACTTACCTAttatgtgattaaatggtaagttatgttttacattatacgaacttactaagcaattatgcttactccGTGTTATTTTATGTGCTTTATAGTGAATTGGAAGCTCGTTCAGATTGGAAGATTGTCGaagttatatcacactatccatcggctataTCGGTACTTTTAGATGTTTTAAGTTtggtataatagcatgtataggtattttggttaTTGAAAACACCATTTGGTTTGGCTTGTGTTATggcattgtaacgccccaaacccaacctagagGTTATGGCCGAGTCTGGTGAAGTCACATGAGAAGGTATTTAAAACCGTGTTTACCCAAAAACCATTCCAATTACCACTTTTTACTTAACTCAGAAAGCATATAATGATTAATTTGCTTGAAAACATTTCTTAGTTCGTGGAAGCTTAAGAACAAATAAAGTTGCAGTTTCAAAATCATAAACAGTATTCCAAAATTCCAAACCTAAACCAAACAGTCGGAAACCAGAAATTACATAATTACTCCCAACTATagcaactaaaataataaaaacattaaaacccttTAAAACCAATGTGTATGTAGCAGTGGTCACTATCGAGCCCCTTCGCTATACCGATCCAcctactgctggggattacctgataGACAAacaaaataaggggtgagttttcgcaaactcagtgtgtatgtcCCCACAGTAAAGCATGCATGTAAACAGATAACAGTTGAGTAGTCATAATCGAGCCTGAGCTCCTAACATAATCAGTGTAAGCTTTAGCCCACTCAAAAGAGTATCAGATATATTCGGTCCTGAGCCCATATAGATATACATGCATATCAAGCAGTACTGtgcatgcccaccaaccctgcacaccatctccgtccaccCCTACACACCAcgtagggataaaatcaacccacccagccctacacaccaagtatggaGATAAATCAACCCATCTAACCCTATACACCATAAGGTACCGTGTAACGGCACATATCGAAAACTGTAGCCAAGCTGCGAGATAAGCGGCTAAAGAGCCTAttagtcttccttctcttcaatatcaaacccaacccaatgcaatgcaatataaaTAATGTCATGTCATGCTTTCAACAGTAAACAGATTGTACATACTATACTCAAATCAGATCAATATTTATACGCATGCTAAGTATAACATGCTAGCATACATTTCAATATCATGTCACAGAACAAGGCCTAAGTAACGCTTACCGACCCCTTTAACAGGTCACAGTTGActagggcgacccgtgcaaccttccAAAACAAATCAGATTAttaggctcacacgcccatgtggcttgctcGTATgagcccacatgcccatgtggctcacacagcccaaattggccttgcccgtgtggatcacacggcttggTCTAGATTCCCACACTCCCGTATGGTTCACCAGTGTCGGCCCATACGCCCgcgtggcccacacgacccaattgGTCTAGCCCATGCCTCGCACAcccagcctcacacgcccgtgtccgtcGTGCCCGTATGGCAAGCGCTCGGCCTGGCTCACTGATCACACGGATGTGTATCACCACACGGGCAttccatatgcccgtgtggcatcgatagtTCTGATTTCGGCTTTCACCGAAACCCATTTTCTATACAATCGAAGTACATACCTAGTTTCGATTGAAGCCTAACGAAATCTCGAACACTCCAAAACTTTCAACGAATAACGGCGATTACTCGCTGTTCAGAACCCTGATTAGTGATCCACAGAACCTTGATTGCCccctaaataaaaaattaaatcccTCTTAAACGATCCCCAAAAGAGACCACACAATTTAATAAAACCATACTTATTGAGTCGACAGAACCACTGCATGCCAAAACTAatcgaaagaaagaaaaatggagGAGAGGGgtagaagaaataaaatatcagtAGCAAGGGGTTTGGGAAAAGAAGAAAACGACAGAAAgagcaaaaagaaaaaggaacACAGGTTTAGGCAAACACCTGATAAACCCTACCTCCCCCTTTAATGTTTTAGTCCAACTCAAACATCCGCATGGCTTATCAGCAAAATAATGCCACACTCACGACTCGAACTCGAGAGCTCAGGCATAATCCCTTGCCActcaaccactagaccagcaggcccattctgttaaaTTCCTACTAATAAATTCTTATAAGCCCATCAACCAAAAGTCAAGCTTAATTCAAATAAAATCCAAACCTTAGCCCAAGTTAAGGCTCGAACTTGGGACTTCCCAAAACCACATATATTTTATGCCAAAATGATTCAAAACAAGAGTCCCAATATTTCCAAGCTCAACAATCCCAAAAGCTGAAATTACAGAAATTTGGGACATTACAGGCATTTTGGTGGTGTAATGGAAtttgttttggcatgtatataaATGGCCTTAAAATGGTTGATATGTTGCTTGTTACGTTGAATGATAGAAGATGGAATAATAGTCTAAAAGATGCATATTGTAAATGGTCTTGTGGTAGGTTTCAATGTGGTGGTTTGATACTTTTATTTTGGAGGATATTTATGTCGTTATTTAGTGCTAGTTTTTTATTGGCATATTTGGCACCATTTGGTGTTTTTGGTAAATAAATCAATGGTTTGTGTTTATGCAAACTTGTTAGAAGTTAGTTGATTAATTTGGCCAATTTGAGTATAtgattatacatgttaaatgttgTCATTTGGGGTGCCTTTAGGCATATTGGTTGTAAGCTTGTATACCATATTTGGATAGCTTGATTATGCATGATTTTGGTGCCTATTGATGGCTTGTATGTATGTTCAAAAGTAATTGTAGGTAtatataatagcccatttttagttaagtcgaaacagtggtctcgggaccacaaatatgagatcaaaatacttattttattattattttaatgtttaaagaatgataacatgtatgtgtgaaaatttcgtaaggaaattttattgattaaatggtcaatttgataaaaagaactaaattgcgtaaagtgcaaaagtgttgttctattagttaaaggtgtcaaatagctatagaaccttaaattttaaGTCCTTATGAGGTAAATAGTCCAATTGTGAGTTAGTGGATGAGATGTGGTTTGGCATTTTTGTgtaaatatgaattttttaaagGCAAATTAGTAAAAAGataaataatgttttaattaataaaactaaAAATCAAATTTCATTCATTAATTTTGTTCTTCACCAATTGAAGAAGAAAGACCTAACCCTTTCGTGTTAAAATTTCGGCAATCTCATTCCcttcaattaggtatgtgtttttgatccgtttttaatgatttctatgtttttgagatcgttgcttcgtattctagctagcccgtgccctagattttgaaatttttaaatatttatcatgttgccattgttgaatgcttgagtaatttgatgaattatgatagatttggacggtttaatgttagattagtagtttttgtaaagtgatttttgacaaaaatgtcaaaaagggattaaattgataaaatgtgaaatgtggtggttaaaagtgtgaataaattgaaaatatgggctgttagtaACATGTATTAAATTCGACTAAGCATGgttttgtactaaattgcatgaatttgcaat encodes:
- the LOC108465119 gene encoding peroxidase 11, whose product is MAISLQCFLVLICISIFSSTIAATDPPLTLDYYKSTCPNVFDIVKKEMECHVLSNPRNAAFILRLHFHDCFVQGCDGSILLDDTIELQGEKKASTNGLNSLKGFRIIDKIKNKLESECPGIVSCADILTIAARDAVILVGGPYWHVPVGRKDSKTASYDLAMENIPSANEGLLSIIAKFLYQGLSVTDMVALSGAHTIGMARCESFRARIYGDFEATSGKNPVSDSYLSELRSVCPAIIGSGDNNVTAMDNVTPNLFDNSFYHTLLRGEGLLNSDQELYSSLFGIETKSLVQKYAADPVAFFNQFSDSMVKLGNIMNSDRFINGEVRKNCRFVNT
- the LOC108465120 gene encoding protein NSP-INTERACTING KINASE 2-like, which produces MSIRTEISVLVCCLVFSSLSTSGSPSNGVGSEVIALMGIKSFLVDPNGVLENWDEASPDPCTWSMVTCSADGQVIGLGAPSQGLSGVVAPSIGNLTNIQTVLLQDNNISGNIPSEIGKLSKLQNLDLSNNNFCGQIPTTFSHLKNLEFLRLTGNNLSGEIPASLANLTDLHLIDLSFNNLSGKIPILPAQVFNIEGNPYLYTKGTYMVDKGSLPNSSKAKLNKSGIFYVILILMVPYYYSHFWDSSFFI
- the LOC108465112 gene encoding uncharacterized protein LOC108465112, giving the protein MEDLITEIPPPSRFFQEDLNNFIPPSPSLASPFLVFSIPKPEKPLRPSLLIVALSSPSLYIFHHLSPKTLVGSLILPEVPFSGLSVEPSFRDKTCNIYSLNNGDKSTLLVSVQHGVSAERSHLVARLLIGGDIVPDRLLILDSIQSQNFRGKLSPDETYAFKLETLAERKGLGGSNVASSLLKGLDYFPSGSMIDGLAAALLSRCQLKNIKGTLCVSWPEFSSSVVALIRSLLQRNVLPSLDLSFAREMQDQYARFNLIKHQPYDTEMYT